A genomic window from Chlorobium phaeobacteroides DSM 266 includes:
- a CDS encoding type I restriction-modification system subunit M, with product MHWIAPSEKDTATAALEKRLWDAADQLRANSGLKAQEYSAPVLGLIFLLFADVRFAARRAELESAKSSTRRGSRVDDPAAYHAEGVLYLSPEARFVYLLNRPEAENIGVMVNEAMRAIEKHNPQLAGVLPKTYYLFDSPLLKQLLKKVSEIPSSMDYDAFGRIYEYFLGEFAMSEGQGGGEFYTPVSIVRLLTEVIEPYHGRILDPACGSGGMFVSSARFVAQHKQNPSAELSIHGIEKTDETGRLCRLNLAVHGLEGRIMHGGNVNSYYDDPHDATGNFDFVLANPPFNVNAVDKERLKDSVGPGRRFPFGLPRTDNANYLWIQLFYSALNERGRAGFVMANSASDARSSEQEIRRQLIESRTVDVMVAVGPNMFYTVTLPCTLWFFDKAKARLSPPSSPALLPKVEGGEEDLPLSRRILTERDGEGNVPNRADTVLFIDARHIYRQVDRAHRDWTPAQIGFMANLVRLWRGEALDYTLGGDEAREKIEEVFAAKSSDPAGLNGQEGHSAHALAAESPAPYGSSDEIEKLPSTFGRRAGDEGAVKHEGAGNVAYRDEAKEHPSPSGRRAGDEGAVKHEGAGNVAYSDIPGLCKAATLKEIEAQGWSLNPGRYVGVAPGEAISDEDFKVQLETLNEELELLNAQARELEATIAGNVAQILET from the coding sequence ATGCACTGGATCGCACCTTCCGAAAAAGATACCGCTACCGCCGCACTCGAAAAGCGCCTGTGGGATGCCGCCGACCAGCTTCGGGCGAACTCCGGCCTCAAGGCCCAGGAGTATTCCGCACCCGTTCTCGGGCTTATTTTCCTGCTTTTTGCCGACGTGCGGTTCGCCGCCCGGAGGGCTGAGCTTGAATCGGCAAAGAGCAGTACTCGCCGGGGGAGCCGGGTGGACGATCCGGCGGCCTATCATGCCGAAGGCGTGCTCTACCTTTCGCCAGAAGCGCGGTTTGTCTACCTGCTCAACCGTCCTGAAGCCGAGAACATCGGCGTGATGGTCAACGAAGCCATGCGCGCTATCGAGAAGCACAATCCGCAGCTTGCCGGTGTGCTGCCGAAGACCTACTACCTGTTCGACAGCCCGCTTCTGAAGCAGTTGCTGAAAAAGGTGTCGGAGATTCCCTCTTCGATGGATTACGATGCGTTCGGACGCATCTACGAGTACTTTCTCGGCGAATTCGCCATGAGCGAAGGGCAGGGCGGGGGAGAGTTCTATACGCCCGTCAGCATCGTTCGTCTCCTGACCGAAGTGATCGAGCCATATCACGGGCGCATTCTCGACCCCGCATGCGGTTCCGGCGGCATGTTCGTCTCCTCGGCCCGGTTCGTTGCCCAGCACAAGCAGAACCCTTCGGCAGAACTCTCCATTCACGGCATCGAGAAGACCGACGAGACGGGAAGGCTTTGTCGCCTGAACCTTGCGGTGCACGGGCTTGAAGGCCGTATCATGCATGGCGGCAACGTGAACAGCTACTACGACGATCCGCATGATGCAACGGGGAATTTTGATTTCGTGCTGGCCAATCCGCCGTTCAATGTTAACGCCGTTGACAAGGAACGCCTGAAAGATTCGGTCGGTCCGGGACGACGCTTTCCTTTCGGTCTTCCGCGAACCGACAACGCGAACTATCTCTGGATACAGCTTTTCTACTCGGCACTGAACGAAAGGGGGAGAGCCGGTTTCGTCATGGCGAACTCGGCTTCCGACGCCCGCTCCTCGGAGCAGGAAATCCGTCGCCAGCTTATCGAAAGCCGTACGGTGGACGTAATGGTCGCAGTCGGGCCGAACATGTTCTACACCGTCACGCTGCCCTGCACGCTGTGGTTTTTCGACAAGGCGAAAGCAAGGCTTTCGCCACCCTCATCCCCGGCCCTTCTCCCAAAGGTAGAAGGGGGAGAAGAAGATTTACCATTATCCAGACGCATTCTCACAGAGCGCGACGGGGAAGGGAATGTACCGAACAGGGCGGATACGGTGCTGTTTATCGATGCACGGCACATCTACCGGCAGGTTGACAGGGCTCATCGCGACTGGACGCCCGCCCAGATCGGCTTTATGGCCAACCTTGTCCGTCTCTGGCGCGGCGAAGCGCTCGACTACACGCTGGGTGGCGACGAAGCTCGCGAAAAGATCGAAGAGGTTTTCGCTGCCAAAAGTTCTGACCCGGCAGGCTTGAACGGGCAGGAGGGGCATTCTGCCCACGCACTGGCCGCCGAATCCCCCGCTCCATACGGATCAAGTGATGAAATTGAAAAACTCCCTTCTACCTTTGGGAGAAGGGCCGGGGATGAGGGTGCTGTCAAGCATGAGGGTGCCGGGAACGTCGCCTATCGCGATGAAGCAAAAGAACACCCTTCGCCCTCTGGGAGAAGGGCCGGGGATGAGGGTGCTGTCAAGCATGAGGGTGCCGGGAACGTCGCCTATAGCGACATTCCCGGCTTATGCAAGGCCGCCACATTAAAGGAAATAGAGGCGCAGGGCTGGTCGCTCAATCCCGGCAGATATGTCGGCGTTGCTCCCGGCGAGGCAATCAGCGACGAGGATTTCAAGGTCCAGCTCGAAACGCTGAACGAAGAACTGGAACTTCTGAATGCGCAGGCGCGTGAACTGGAGGCAACGATTGCCGGAAATGTGGCGCAAATTTTGGAGACCTGA
- a CDS encoding restriction endonuclease subunit S produces the protein MGMKVENLQCAEARLGQNNCLQLEEDAGCGMMYELRTIHIGDLGRVLTGKTPPSVRPELFGDDHPFLTPTDIDGASRYIEPERFLSPEGRNYQQRLMLPGRSVCVVCIGATIGKVCMTGRPSFTNQQINSVVVNEQEHDPFFVYHLMTTLRDELKANAGGSATPIINKTAFSEIKVRVPPLPVQRRIAGILSTYDELIENSQRRIKILEEMARSVYREWFVHFRFPGHENVSLVSSSLGAIPQGWEAGRLDDVLVLQRGFDLPKAKRMEGTVPIYAATGVTGFHCEAKVKAPCVVTGRSGTIGDVIYVQEDFWPLNTSLWAKGFPKSEPLYAYYVLSSVGLKQFNSGAAVPTLNRNDLHGLDVLIPPCVLQKRFQKIAGAMLLQTRNLELQIQNLRRTRDLLLPRLLSGQVNPKEN, from the coding sequence ATGGGAATGAAAGTCGAAAATTTGCAATGCGCTGAGGCGCGACTTGGTCAGAACAATTGCTTGCAACTTGAGGAGGATGCGGGATGTGGGATGATGTATGAACTTCGCACAATCCATATTGGTGACTTGGGTCGTGTCTTGACTGGAAAGACGCCCCCAAGTGTCCGGCCTGAACTATTTGGAGATGATCACCCGTTTCTTACACCAACAGACATTGACGGTGCTTCGCGTTACATTGAGCCCGAACGTTTTCTTTCGCCAGAAGGGCGCAACTACCAGCAAAGACTTATGCTACCTGGGCGATCCGTTTGCGTTGTCTGTATTGGTGCTACCATTGGCAAAGTTTGCATGACTGGCAGACCGTCTTTCACAAATCAACAAATTAATTCCGTTGTCGTGAATGAGCAAGAGCACGATCCGTTCTTTGTTTATCACCTGATGACAACGCTTCGCGACGAGTTAAAAGCTAATGCTGGTGGGTCGGCGACTCCCATTATCAATAAGACGGCGTTTTCAGAAATCAAAGTACGTGTTCCCCCGCTTCCAGTTCAACGGCGGATTGCGGGCATACTGTCAACCTACGACGAACTGATTGAGAACAGTCAGCGGCGCATCAAGATTCTGGAGGAGATGGCCCGATCAGTCTATCGTGAATGGTTCGTTCACTTCCGCTTTCCCGGCCACGAAAATGTTTCGCTCGTTTCGTCTTCTCTTGGTGCTATTCCGCAGGGGTGGGAGGCTGGTCGTTTAGACGATGTGCTTGTTCTTCAACGTGGCTTCGATTTGCCTAAAGCCAAGCGGATGGAGGGTACTGTGCCCATTTACGCAGCTACCGGAGTTACTGGATTTCACTGCGAAGCTAAGGTCAAAGCACCTTGTGTTGTGACCGGAAGATCAGGCACAATTGGAGATGTCATCTATGTACAGGAAGATTTTTGGCCACTGAATACCTCACTTTGGGCGAAGGGTTTTCCAAAGTCGGAACCGCTTTATGCATACTACGTGCTCTCTTCAGTTGGCTTGAAGCAGTTCAATTCCGGGGCGGCTGTTCCGACGCTTAATCGAAATGACCTTCATGGTCTTGACGTGCTGATTCCTCCATGCGTATTGCAAAAACGATTTCAAAAAATTGCCGGTGCAATGTTATTACAAACCCGCAATCTTGAACTGCAAATTCAAAACCTTCGTCGGACGCGCGATCTACTGTTGCCGCGTCTGCTATCGGGGCAGGTCAATCCCAAGGAGAATTGA
- a CDS encoding CsgG/HfaB family protein: MRIKALLLFLFLVSFSLVSEGLAQEKPRIGVLRFTNNTYATWWRGGVGTDLQDMLISELASTNSFRVLERNELDAVIREQDLGASGRINPGTRSKLGKITGAKYLVAATVSAFEHNTSGGGGGISYGGISLGGKQDKAYMAVDLKVIDVQTGEIYDARTVEATSKSSGISVGVYRGGFGGHLNQYKDTPVGKAIRACVIEIAEYLECSLVEGKNSGCMDEYNQKDRKRREKTKESIKLDD; encoded by the coding sequence ATGAGGATTAAAGCTTTACTACTGTTTCTGTTTCTTGTTTCATTTTCTCTTGTTTCCGAGGGATTAGCCCAGGAAAAACCCCGTATCGGGGTGTTGCGGTTCACAAACAACACCTATGCAACCTGGTGGAGAGGCGGTGTCGGAACTGATCTGCAGGATATGCTCATTTCAGAGCTCGCATCAACAAACAGTTTTCGGGTGCTTGAAAGGAACGAACTCGATGCCGTTATCAGAGAACAGGATCTTGGAGCATCCGGAAGAATTAATCCGGGCACAAGGTCGAAATTGGGAAAGATTACCGGAGCCAAATACCTTGTGGCTGCAACGGTATCCGCTTTTGAACACAATACGAGCGGCGGCGGCGGCGGAATCTCCTACGGAGGCATCAGCCTTGGAGGAAAACAGGATAAAGCCTACATGGCTGTCGATCTGAAAGTGATTGACGTTCAGACAGGCGAAATTTATGATGCACGGACAGTAGAGGCAACCTCAAAATCCAGCGGAATCAGCGTGGGAGTCTATCGCGGAGGTTTTGGCGGCCATCTCAACCAGTATAAGGATACCCCGGTAGGAAAAGCTATCAGAGCCTGTGTGATTGAAATAGCGGAATACCTGGAGTGCTCACTTGTGGAGGGGAAAAATAGTGGCTGTATGGATGAGTATAATCAGAAAGACAGAAAGCGCAGAGAGAAGACCAAAGAGTCGATTAAACTTGATGACTAA
- the dinD gene encoding DNA damage-inducible protein D, translating into MKTELIRTLTTTFEAHARKVEGGVEYWLARDLQYLLGYSKWDNFLNVVSKAKTACEISGHNVADHFADVGKMVDLGSGSQREVDDIMLTRYACYLIAQNGDSRKQEIAFAQTYFAIQTRRAEVIEQRLLEAERVSARKKLSATEKELSGVIFEQTGSTENFALIRSKGDQALFGKSTQAMKAEWNVPDKRPLADFAPTIILKAKDFATEITIFNAREHGMKSEGQISTEHITNNKAVRKTLLERGIRPESLPPAEDVKKVERRLASEEKKSLKNPDGLSEPAEE; encoded by the coding sequence ATGAAAACTGAACTGATCCGGACACTCACGACTACTTTTGAGGCTCATGCCCGGAAGGTTGAAGGAGGAGTAGAATATTGGCTGGCCCGTGATCTTCAGTATTTGCTTGGCTATAGCAAGTGGGACAACTTTCTGAACGTAGTTTCCAAGGCTAAAACTGCTTGCGAAATTTCCGGCCACAATGTGGCCGACCATTTTGCTGACGTCGGGAAAATGGTCGATCTTGGTTCTGGCAGCCAGCGCGAGGTGGACGATATCATGCTCACACGCTATGCTTGCTATCTCATTGCCCAGAATGGCGATTCACGAAAGCAGGAAATCGCTTTTGCCCAGACCTATTTTGCCATTCAGACACGTCGCGCCGAAGTTATTGAGCAGCGTTTGCTGGAGGCCGAAAGAGTATCTGCCCGCAAAAAGCTGAGTGCAACGGAAAAGGAGCTGTCGGGTGTGATCTTCGAGCAGACAGGAAGTACGGAGAATTTTGCTCTCATTCGGAGCAAGGGCGATCAGGCACTTTTTGGCAAAAGCACACAGGCGATGAAAGCAGAGTGGAATGTACCGGATAAACGCCCGCTGGCAGATTTTGCACCAACCATCATCCTGAAAGCCAAAGACTTTGCCACGGAGATCACCATTTTCAATGCACGCGAACACGGGATGAAAAGTGAAGGGCAAATTTCCACGGAACACATCACCAACAACAAGGCGGTACGGAAAACTCTACTCGAACGGGGCATCCGTCCGGAATCGCTGCCGCCAGCCGAAGATGTAAAAAAGGTCGAGCGTCGTCTGGCCTCCGAGGAAAAGAAGTCGTTGAAGAATCCTGACGGCTTGAGTGAGCCAGCGGAGGAGTGA
- a CDS encoding CHC2 zinc finger domain-containing protein, with product MNAKSDLSPIKQIPIIEVAKRLGIEVRGTKAMCFMGHDKASPSLSFSINYNTWRCFGACGKHGDAINLVMEKEGLDFNAALEWFSNNFNADVKRQFSGQRKRTCSIKQNNAMVAPVQKQSEFFSDSELYTWFVNKCAFVSNPVGVNYLESHGISDVAASRFNLRQMSSPARAFRMLLQQWGEDRVFRSGIAWGRDGKPISLIWGSYALLFPFYDEVKITYIQARMFEKEPKAKFLNLRGITKPLFNADRLKSLPAGQTVHLCEGVPDVVSLESKGLIALGVLGATSFRTEWVDRFLKFKVVVLGDGDEGGAKFAKDISKYFIDRGKPVQCMTLPKGKDVSDVLAQDGSAK from the coding sequence ATGAATGCGAAGTCAGATTTGTCACCGATAAAGCAGATACCAATCATTGAAGTGGCGAAAAGACTTGGTATTGAAGTACGCGGTACGAAAGCGATGTGCTTCATGGGTCATGACAAGGCTTCTCCAAGCTTATCGTTCTCAATAAACTACAATACTTGGCGATGTTTTGGAGCTTGTGGAAAGCATGGTGATGCCATCAACTTGGTCATGGAGAAGGAGGGGCTGGATTTTAACGCCGCCCTAGAATGGTTCTCGAATAATTTTAACGCAGATGTTAAACGGCAGTTTAGTGGGCAGAGAAAGCGGACTTGTTCAATCAAACAAAATAACGCTATGGTTGCTCCAGTTCAAAAACAGTCCGAATTTTTTTCAGATTCAGAGCTTTACACTTGGTTTGTCAATAAATGTGCTTTTGTTTCAAACCCCGTAGGAGTAAACTACTTGGAATCGCATGGAATTTCTGATGTAGCGGCAAGTCGCTTTAACCTTCGGCAGATGAGCAGTCCTGCGCGTGCCTTTCGTATGCTTTTACAGCAGTGGGGAGAGGATCGGGTTTTTCGTAGTGGGATCGCATGGGGACGTGATGGTAAACCCATAAGCTTGATTTGGGGCTCATATGCTCTTTTGTTCCCTTTTTACGATGAGGTGAAAATCACTTATATCCAAGCCAGAATGTTTGAAAAAGAGCCTAAGGCGAAGTTTCTCAATTTGCGTGGTATCACCAAGCCATTGTTCAATGCCGACCGGCTTAAAAGCCTTCCGGCTGGGCAGACGGTGCATCTTTGCGAAGGCGTGCCCGATGTAGTGTCTCTGGAATCCAAGGGTTTGATTGCTCTCGGCGTTTTGGGTGCAACTTCGTTTCGTACAGAGTGGGTTGACAGATTTCTGAAATTCAAGGTTGTTGTTCTCGGTGATGGTGATGAGGGTGGGGCTAAGTTTGCGAAGGACATTTCCAAGTACTTCATTGATCGTGGTAAACCGGTTCAATGTATGACACTTCCAAAAGGCAAAGATGTTTCGGATGTGCTGGCACAAGATGGGAGCGCCAAATGA
- the darG gene encoding type II toxin-antitoxin system antitoxin DNA ADP-ribosyl glycohydrolase DarG — protein sequence MKKHGQTVFLITINPVGVMGKGIALQFKHAFPENFKAYADAVNRKQIRTGEVQVVPVSSLNGVRYIITFPTRNHWRYPSKPEWITAGLRDLRKKIEDYQIESIAIPPLGFGNGGLDWSVVKAEIESALQGLPVEIQVYEPSSAIRDLLVKEDKPAAAHLTPVRAMLLLLLYRYRAMGEHASEFAAEKLSYFLQRAGETQLKLEFTKGYYGPYSGKVRHVLYALNGYYLKGFEQKEAKPFEPFDIIVERSDEVLDYIQNKLNPVEKTHLDKVLKLIKGFESPYGLELLATVDYLIIETGNSDPQVLSGAIRQWSARKADMFPPEHVRLASEQLHLLRNQSLPTASHFGIGERNNQLKNITIATIRWPVPEICFGNISKPRTAIICRNRFFVTSHQKYQ from the coding sequence TTGAAAAAACATGGTCAAACCGTATTTCTAATAACCATCAATCCGGTCGGCGTGATGGGTAAAGGGATCGCCCTGCAGTTCAAACATGCTTTTCCCGAGAATTTCAAAGCTTATGCCGATGCGGTGAATCGCAAGCAGATCAGAACAGGCGAGGTTCAGGTTGTCCCGGTTTCATCACTGAACGGCGTACGGTACATCATCACCTTTCCCACCAGGAACCACTGGCGTTACCCATCGAAACCGGAATGGATAACAGCCGGGTTGCGCGACTTGCGAAAAAAAATAGAGGACTACCAGATCGAGTCGATAGCGATTCCTCCTCTCGGATTCGGCAATGGCGGGCTGGACTGGAGCGTGGTAAAAGCTGAAATCGAAAGCGCTTTACAAGGTCTTCCCGTCGAGATACAGGTCTATGAGCCATCCTCCGCCATCAGGGATCTGCTGGTAAAAGAGGACAAGCCTGCAGCTGCACACCTCACACCTGTCAGGGCCATGCTCCTGCTTCTGCTCTATCGTTACCGGGCCATGGGAGAACACGCCAGTGAATTCGCAGCCGAAAAACTCAGCTATTTCCTGCAGCGGGCTGGAGAAACACAATTGAAACTCGAATTCACCAAAGGGTATTACGGACCGTATTCCGGTAAGGTTCGTCACGTGCTATACGCCCTGAACGGATATTACCTGAAGGGTTTCGAACAGAAAGAAGCGAAACCTTTCGAGCCGTTTGACATCATTGTCGAGCGGAGTGACGAAGTACTTGACTACATCCAGAACAAACTGAATCCGGTCGAGAAAACCCATCTCGATAAAGTCCTGAAACTGATCAAGGGATTTGAATCGCCTTATGGACTCGAACTGCTTGCTACGGTTGATTATCTCATTATCGAAACCGGCAACAGTGACCCGCAGGTTCTGTCCGGCGCAATCAGGCAGTGGTCAGCAAGAAAAGCCGATATGTTTCCTCCTGAACATGTGCGCCTTGCGTCAGAACAACTGCATCTGCTGCGAAATCAGTCCCTGCCAACTGCTTCGCATTTCGGTATCGGGGAACGGAATAATCAATTAAAAAATATAACGATAGCCACTATCAGGTGGCCTGTTCCCGAAATCTGTTTCGGGAACATCAGTAAGCCACGAACCGCCATAATCTGCCGAAACCGTTTTTTTGTAACGTCACATCAGAAATACCAATAG
- a CDS encoding DUF1828 domain-containing protein encodes MTIDVNILQNTLCKAMCSEVKIREKSAGLLAVDTPFTFPDGDQYQLYIKVMPGGLLRLTDMGHTLMHLSYEHDIDKFCEGTRGALYEKIKSETSVEEHDGSLCIDSTSEQLAADIFRLGQAITSISDLTFLKRSRIESTFYDDLRDSLFRVVPAEKVKKDYLYEGMANASDYPIDYWIEGREAPVFLFGIPGRDKAKTVTIILEHLLRANATFESILVFSDQSSLPRADLARLTNVSDTMISSLDAESDFRRKLEKKAQLN; translated from the coding sequence ATGACTATTGACGTGAACATACTCCAGAACACACTTTGCAAAGCGATGTGCAGCGAAGTGAAGATAAGGGAAAAAAGCGCAGGTCTGCTGGCTGTTGATACTCCGTTTACATTTCCTGATGGGGATCAGTATCAGCTATACATAAAGGTTATGCCGGGGGGGCTGCTTAGGCTTACCGATATGGGGCATACACTGATGCATCTGAGCTATGAGCATGATATAGACAAGTTTTGTGAAGGCACGAGAGGTGCTCTTTACGAAAAGATAAAGTCCGAAACATCTGTTGAGGAGCATGATGGTTCCTTGTGCATTGATTCGACGTCGGAACAGCTTGCTGCTGATATTTTTCGTTTGGGTCAGGCGATTACGAGCATCAGTGACTTGACGTTTTTAAAGAGATCGCGGATAGAGTCCACATTCTACGATGATCTCAGGGACTCACTGTTCAGGGTTGTTCCGGCTGAAAAGGTCAAAAAAGATTATCTCTACGAAGGGATGGCAAATGCGTCGGATTACCCGATCGACTACTGGATCGAAGGGAGGGAGGCTCCGGTTTTTCTCTTCGGTATTCCCGGTCGTGACAAGGCCAAGACGGTTACGATTATTCTTGAGCATCTGCTGAGAGCCAATGCCACGTTCGAAAGCATTCTCGTGTTTTCGGATCAGAGTTCCTTGCCTCGCGCCGATCTGGCCCGGCTTACAAACGTAAGCGATACCATGATCTCCTCTCTCGATGCCGAGTCCGATTTCAGGCGGAAGCTTGAGAAAAAGGCACAACTGAACTGA